TGTGCTAAGTTGGTATTCAGTCAGTCATCGTAACTTCAACCCAATTTCACTTTCCCCTTTCTTTCCCTACCCGCGAAACCCTCATCCCCAAAATGCCTTGACTCTATTCTCCGATTCGCCGCCGTCAACCGCCATAACCACCCGCCGCCTGTAAGTTTACTCATTCCTTTTATTTTTGACAACTCTCATACTTTTAATTTCAGATCCAACTACTTATCCTTTTAACCTACTCTCGTAATTAATAGTTTGCTAAATTGTTATTTCattctacaaatcaagttcattTTCATGCTTTTTTGTGTTAATGTCGAAATTGATTTCATGATATGTGCTATTTGTAATTGTGGTGTGTTGGTTGATCTAGCTGTAACGTACCTTATGAAGTAAATAGGATGTCATTTACTTTAATGTTTTTAGCATTCTCTAACTATTTTATTTTGCTAATTGATGAAGGTTTGAAGGTTATTTGTTTTGTTTATAAAATGGTTGAAGTTGCATgattattttaagttatttttttattttgctaTTTTGAGAATCTATTGATaggattagggttagggttttgattataacatataagagGCATATACCTGATTATTCAAAGGGATATTAGGTAGTCTAGTTTGAGCTCTAATTAGGTTTTTTTTAATTATACTTATCATGTGCTGCACGTATTATACTGACATTTATTTAGTAGTAACTGTTATTTATTCCAAATTCCGTTGGTTGTACCGTTAATAATGTTTCTGGTGTATTTGAAGTGTTTCTAGTGCTCATGTCTGTCATGGACGATGTTCAATCTGTTGCTGCACTCTTAGAGTCAACAACCTCTAAAATTCAACAACTTCAAAAAGCGTTTGCTGAGCTGGAAAGTCAACGAGCAGTTACCCTTCACATGAAATGGAAACAAATCGAGGATCATTTTCATGGGCTTGAAAGTTCCTTAAAGAGGCGTTTCATTGAACTTGAAGACCGAGAAAAGGAGTTTGAAACAAAAACAACTCAATCTCGAAAAATGCTCGAGACCCGTCAAGCAGCTGTAATGGCCAAAGAAGAAGCTTCATTGAGTAAACTACAAGAGAAACGGGATGCCGCTGTTGCTGCCATTGCTAGTGTTCTTGGGAAACGCAAAAGTGGAATGACTAATGCTGTACCGAAAGTGGAAGAAAAACCAACCGAGCCTATGAATTCTGAATGTCAGATAAATGATATGAAAAAGTTATCAGATAGTGATATAAAGGCGTTAACAAATCCCGAGCTTGCAAAACTTTGTGAGCAGAATGATGCACAGGGACTGCATAAATTCATATCTGATAACAGAAAGAATCTTGCATCTATAAAGGATGAAATCCCAATTGCATTGAAGGCTGCAGTTAATCCGGGTGGTCTGGTTCTAGACTCACTAAGTGGTTTCTACTCACTGGTAGATGGGAAAAAAGATGCAAATTTGTTAGGTCAAAGGCGTACATGTATCATGTTAATGGAGTGTTTAAGCGTTTTGTTAACAAAACTTGATGAGAAGTCAGTTTCCAAAGTTATTTCTGATGATGTGAAGGAACGAGCAAAGGTTATTGCTGAAGAGTGGAAACCTAAATTAGATGATCTTGATGTGGATGCTAGTAATGGGAACTCATTGGAGGCTCATGCTTTTTTGCAACTTGTTGCTACCTTTTGTATTGATTCTGACTTTGTTCATGAAGATTTGTCCAAGTTGATACCAATGGTGTCCCGTCGTCGTCAGACAGCTGACCTTTGCCGCTTTCTTGGGTTGTCAGAAAAGATGCCAGGTTAGTTTTCTTTTCGGTGAAGGTGGAAAAATGGTTGGGTTGTGCGGGTTGGCTAATAAGTAAAACAAGTATTTGTATTTGTTACTGGTTAAACAGTTGGTGTCCAAATAAATTTATTAACATGCTTGATAGATAGTGTGTCAATAGTCAATACAAAgctattttatataatttattcaTACAACTTCAATTAATATAGGAGGTGTTATGCATATAAAAATACACTATGGGAAATTTTTGAGCTATTTGACTCGTGAGATGGGTAGAAATTTCCTTGTGTACTTTTTGGATATCTGATTTCCTGATAGTATATGTTACCTTTTTTAGTAGGTATGTAAAGTAAAATGAAAGCTTATAATTTGCTTTTTTTATTGTGCCAGGTGTGATTGATGTTTTGATGAATAGCGGAAGACATATTGATGCTGTTAACTTAGCCTTTGCATTCGAGCTTACACAGCAGTTTTCTCCGGTTTTATTATTGAAATCATATTTGACGGAGGCAAGAAGAGTCCCTTCACCTGTCAAATCAGGAAATATGTCTCCTACTGCACAGGTTTTTAACTCGGTTCTATTCTCTACATTATACATTTTAAAAAATTATTGTTCAATTCAAGGCTTATTTATTAGTTGCTAATTTCTGGACTAAGCATTTCACTAAAAATTCAGGCAGTAATATTTTTAGCTCACCGATTAAATTTATTCATGATGTGGCTCGGCTAGTTTTAGcctattcaaaatattatatatttgtaTAGGATATATAAAAACATAAGTTGTTTCTACTAAACCAACATATTTTTTACCGGCAAACTCTTAAATACTTCTACGGAAGAAAGTTTTGATAAAAAAAGCTCAAATTTTCAGTATTTTTTATATGTTTGCTTATTCTAGACGGAAGTTATTTTATTACTAATAAACTTGTTATATTGTCATACAATATCTAAGACCAATCTCAGTTTACATATTATAATGATATATTCATTAAAtctcgataattttttttttacataattatattataattagttttaaaatgtGTTACTACTGTCTACTTTtacttgataattttaataattattttgttTTTTGTTATTCACATCTAAAAGAAGCATTAGACCTTGTAATGCATATGTTTAGCGAACAAGATATTGTTGGGGGTGGCAATGAGAGGGTTAGGCTCGGTAAAATGGTTGATTCTATTGCAAACATCTTTATAATGagttattataaataattaatgtTTTATTTATAAATACAAAACTATATATAAGGATAAGGATTTTTTTAACGACAGGCCTTAGGGCCGTTGTTAACACGCTTAAGTAAATTTTACATAGCGATTAGTTGTTAATTTTGTAATGGCGGTTACTTGATTGTATAATTATTTTATGCTTGCTAACGAAATATAAGGGCCGTCGTTAGGAAAAAACCTAATAATCTATCAATATTATAAAGTGATTTCGGACACTTATAAATACATTTGTTAGGGCTTTTAAACCAGCCCCTAGCCTGATTCATTTCACCTGTTTCACTTTTAATTTCTAGCTTATAACATGTAGACAGGTGAGAGATAAAACTAAATTCAAACACATCCATATgtataaatgggtcaaaattgaacATAATCTCAATGTGAATCTGTGATTAATATGATACATTCATACTGTGCTAACCACCTTTAACGTTTGTATGTTCAACATTTCAAATCCTAGAATGATGTCAGCGAGAGAGAACTATCTGCACTAAAAGCTGTCATCAAGTGTATTGAAGAGCACAAGCTCGAGGATCAGTATCCATTGGCTCCACTTCAGAAACGGATCCTTCAACTGGAGAAAGCGAAGGCTGACAAAAAACGAGCCACAGAAGTTCCAAAACCTCAACCCAAAAGACCCCGAGCAAATGGCATTGCAGGATATGCACCCCGAAACACTGCTGCTGCTGACAAGAACTACTACCCTAGAATGACAGATAGGTATGCACCACCAAAACAGTACGTGTATGACAACAGAACCTACGGTTACCCTGGTCCACCTGATAACCACATCCCGGCTTACATGGGCACCCCAGCTTACAACATGGCTCCTAACCATGGCCACTATTTCGCGACTGGTTACCAGTACCAGACTACTTATCTGCACTAAGCTCGTAGGCAATGGTAAGAAACTTTGATCATGAACTTATCTTTAACTTCTAGGAGTTAACCCTGTTGAATTAATCAGATGTTTTACTGTATTAAAATGGAAAAAAACTTGTGAAAAtgggaagaaaaaaaaatgtttaaggatctatttagttctaAACCTGGTTGTATTAGTTGACATTGGAAATGTAATCCTCTAATATATGTACTTCTGTTGTTAGTTGTGTCAGTTGATCTTCTGATATTTTATGTTCCGTATGTTCTCCTTCCTCAGTTGAGGCCATATAGTATTGGTTTTCTCACAGAAGTGAAAGTATTGTTTTTGCACGAGGTGATCGAAAGTATTTGATTTGCTTCACTTCATGGACGTGAACAGTATTTATAAATTCCACAACTAAACAGTTTATGTTGAGTTGAAAGCCAAATACACTGGTTAAAAATAGTGAGGTTTTTTGAAAGTGAACAAAACGGGTCAAAACTCATGCATGTTTTCTATGTGGATGAAATGTTGCTTTTGGTCAATTGAGAATGATCCATTTATATAAGCCAAACTGGCCTTCTGCAGAGAAGGCAGTGTACGGAGTTGGTGGTGAAATCTTCCAGATTGGCTTATAAAAATTTGTGGCGATTATTATAATCGAAGTATCCATCTACAGTTTACAAGTAGTAACTAGTAATCATGAGATTTGATatgtatacatcatatacttgtggtGAAGCAAACGGACTCTCCGCGTTCTTGAAACATCAGTGGTAAAAAGAAGTCTTCATAATATGTGGCCCTGGCCGTGTCTGATTCTGGCATTCTGCCACCCATTTCTCAACCTTGACCCAAACTGaatgaattttgaaaaatggaacGCCTTCAAAAATTAAAAATGCGCGGGAATTGAGTCTCTGGAGTATTCCGGTATACTATGTGAAATTTGGAGGAACAACTAATAGCGCATACAAAAACGTCGACATCTCCGAAAAGTAATCCTCCGTTAAACTATTAGCATTAACTTCATGTTCTCTCGAAATGTAAGTTCGAGGTCGTGGGATTCGTTGTTGTGAGGATTGACCCACATATTGCTGCACGAATTCTATAATAACTTTGTCT
The window above is part of the Rutidosis leptorrhynchoides isolate AG116_Rl617_1_P2 chromosome 1, CSIRO_AGI_Rlap_v1, whole genome shotgun sequence genome. Proteins encoded here:
- the LOC139883038 gene encoding FRIGIDA-like protein 3; the protein is MSVMDDVQSVAALLESTTSKIQQLQKAFAELESQRAVTLHMKWKQIEDHFHGLESSLKRRFIELEDREKEFETKTTQSRKMLETRQAAVMAKEEASLSKLQEKRDAAVAAIASVLGKRKSGMTNAVPKVEEKPTEPMNSECQINDMKKLSDSDIKALTNPELAKLCEQNDAQGLHKFISDNRKNLASIKDEIPIALKAAVNPGGLVLDSLSGFYSLVDGKKDANLLGQRRTCIMLMECLSVLLTKLDEKSVSKVISDDVKERAKVIAEEWKPKLDDLDVDASNGNSLEAHAFLQLVATFCIDSDFVHEDLSKLIPMVSRRRQTADLCRFLGLSEKMPGVIDVLMNSGRHIDAVNLAFAFELTQQFSPVLLLKSYLTEARRVPSPVKSGNMSPTAQNDVSERELSALKAVIKCIEEHKLEDQYPLAPLQKRILQLEKAKADKKRATEVPKPQPKRPRANGIAGYAPRNTAAADKNYYPRMTDRYAPPKQYVYDNRTYGYPGPPDNHIPAYMGTPAYNMAPNHGHYFATGYQYQTTYLH